Genomic window (Megamonas funiformis):
ATAAAGAATTAGGTTTAGCTCTAAAAGCAAAATTGGCTATTCATACTGATGATGCTTGTATGCTCACTGACCCACATCTCAATCTTTCTGAAAATGGCTATATGGGTAGACCTATAATTTCTCAACCTGCCGATATAATCTTACATGAAGGCGACATTATTTCTTTTGGCAATTGCAATCTAAAAGTAATTCATACTCCAGGGCATACACCTGGTGGAATTTGCCTTGTTGGTGAAGGCGTTGTTATGAGTGGCGACTCTTTATTTGCTGGCTCTATTGGTAGAACTGATTTTCCTACTGGCTCTATGACTGATTTAATTTCCAATTTAAAAGCAAAAATCTTGACTTTAGATGAAAATTTAACTGTTTTTCCTGGTCATGGTGGAGCAACTACTATTGCCTATGAAAAACAAATCAATCCTTATTTAGGTTAAATGAAAATGATAAATGATTTTTCACCTGAAATATTAGATTTAAATACTATTGATGAAGCACGCCATGCTATGCAAGATATCCACTGCACTGATGCTGGCATAAAAATAATGCAAGATAAAGCTCTTTTCAAAGTGATAAAACTTTATGATGTAAATAGTAAAGCTGCCAATATTTTAAAACAAACATTTTTAAGTAAAGGTGGCGAAGTTGCTATCTCTCGTCATTGTGCTGATTTGAGCAAAGAAACTAGTGATGTCATCATCATGGCGACTATACATCAATACAAAAGAGCCATACCTGTATTGAAAATGCAACCTTGGAAATTAAAACAAATCGCTGAAATTTTAACCACTATGATAAAAGAGGTCTAACTATGCTTTACACTTGTAAATATCAATTTGAAAATATCTCTTTATATCTAGTAGCGACAGAAACTCATTTAATTAATATTCAATTTACGCAACCACAAAAAGCTCTGTTACAAACAACAGAGCTTTTATCTATGGCTACTATTCAATTAGATGAATACTTCCAAGGAAAACGTACTACATTTTCTTTACCATTTAAATTAACAGGTACGCCATTTCAACTTGCAGTATGGAAAGAACTTCAAAATATTCCCTATGGACAAACTACTAGTTATAAAGAAATCGCTCAAAAAATCAATAAGCCTAAAGCATATCGAGCTGTAGGCATGGCTAATAATAAAAATCCACTGCCTATTATTATTCCCTGTCATCGCGTTATTGGCTCTAATGGAAAATTAATCGGTTATGCAGGTGGATTAAAATTAAAAAATTATCTCTTAGAATTAGAAAAATCACATACTAATTTTTAATATAAAACTACAAATATAAGAAGGTTGATTTTATGAACTACAAAGGCGTTATATTTGACCTTGACGGCACTCTTGTCAATTCTTTAACAGATTTAGCAAATAGTGTAAACACTGTACTTACTGAATATAATTTACCTACTCATGATATCGAAAGTTATAAATATCGTGTAGGTAACGGCATAAAAAAATTAATGGAGCGTTCCCTACCTCAAGATAAACAATATCTTTTAGATGAAGCTTTAGCTAAATTCAAGCAAGTATACGCTAAACATAATTTAGACCACACAGCTCCTTATGAAGATATCTTAACTTTATTAAAAAAATTACAACAACAAAATATAAAACTCGGTATTTGTACAAATAAACATGATGAAGCTGCCAAAAATATCGTAAAATTATTATTTGGTGAAGGTATTTTCAGCGAAATAATCGGCGATAAAGCTGGATTAAAACGCAAACCAGACCCAGGCAAAGTCTTGATGATTACCCAAAATTGGCAATTAAAACCTCAAGAAATAGCTTATCTTGGGGACTCTGATGTAGATATGCAGACTGCCAAAAATGCCGATATGTTAGCTGTTGGTGTATTATGGGGCTTTAGACCTGCTGATGAATTAAAACAAAATGGCGCAGATATTTTAATTGCTAAACCACTTGATTTATTAACTCAAGTATCATTTGCTAAATAATTATTTATTATAGAAAGGATTTTTTAATTAATGAAAAGTAAAATTCCTGTTCAAGTAGGACAGAAATATGAAATAAAAATCACAGGAATGGGGCAAAGCGGTGAAGGCGTTGGACGTTTTGAAAATTTCACTGTATTTATTCCTTATGCACTTCCTGGAGAAACTGTAGAAGCTAAAATCACACTTGTGAAAAAAAATTATGCTACAGGCGAAATAGTATCTATTCTTGAAAAAACTTCAGACAGAATAAAACCAATCTGTAAAGTATATGATGACTGTGGTGCTTGCCAGCTTCAACATTATTCTTATGAAGCTCAACTCAATGCTAAAAAGCAAAAAGTAATCGATATGATGGAACATATCGCCATCAAAAAAGATATCATCATTCACCCTACTATGCCATCTGTTCACGAATGGCACTATCGCAATAAAATGCAATTTCCAATCGGCAGAAGTAAAAAAGAAGGTATTATCGTTGGTTGTTATGCCCATAGCAGTCATAATATCATCAATACTGAAAACTGCCATATTCAAAAACATACAAATAATGTAATCGCCAATGCTGTACGCGAAATGGCTACAAAGTTTAAATTAAGTGTCTATGATGAAAAAACTCATTATGGTCTTTTACGCCATGTTGTAGGTCGCACTAATCGCGATGAAACTGAATGTATGGTCGTACTCGTTACTGCTCAACCAAAAATACCTCGCGTGCGTGAAATCGTGAATTTCCTACGCTCTAAAATCCCAAATTTGACAAGTGTCATACAAAATATCAATACTGGTAGAAATAATATCATCATGGGCAAAGAATGCAAAATTCTTTGGGGTGCTTCCCATATCACAGACAGATTAGGCAGTCTAAAATTCAAAATATCCGCACTTTCTTTCTTCCAAGTAAATACAGAACAAGCAGAAAAATTATATGAATGTGCTTTAAAATATGCTAATTTAACAGGTAAAGAAACTGTAATTGACGGCTATTGTGGCACAGGTACTATCTCTTTATTTTTAGCTCAAAAAGCAAAAAAAGTTTACGGTATGGAAATCGTACCTGAAGCAATCCGCGATGCTATCGCCAATGCTCGTGATAATAATATAAGAAATGCTGAATTTTTGACAGGCGATGCTGCTAAATTAATGCCTCAACTCTATCGCAAAGGACTTCGTCCAGATGTAATCGTAACTGACCCACCAAGAGCAGGCTGTGCACCAGAAGTTTTAAAAACTTTCGCTGCCATGAGACCAAAACGCATTGTCTACGTATCTTGTAATCCTGCTTCACTTGCTCGCGATATCGGTATCTTAGACGAATTAGGCTATAAAGCTACAGAAATCCAACCTGTAGACATGTTCCCACAAACAGGTCATGTAGAATCTGTATGCTTACTAATAAAAAAATAATCACTTTAACTTACTTTTCTTTGATGGGCAAAGAAAAGTAACAAAAGAATACCCACCGCAGATAAAATTTTAGTTTTGAAAATAATTATCGCTTCATACAACGCTTAGAAACTCGCTTCGCTCAAACATTCAGACTAAAACCGTATTCAGCGATAATTATTTTCAATAACCTTTGGTTACCACTAAAATTTTATAATACGGAAAATATAAGTTACAAATTATTACATAGCAAATAATAATGTTATACTTAAATAACTTAAAATTACAACCAATTATAATAAATGCAAATTTTCCCCGCATTAGCAGACTTTTACGGTAGCTGAAAGCTATTGGCAAAGATAAAATTAGGGCTACGGTTTTAGTCCTACTGTTTGAGCGAAGCGAGTTTAGAGCGTTGTAGACATAGTTTTATCTTTGCCAAAGTAAAATCAATATTGCGGGGCTTTTTCTTTTTGGTTCATTTTTCTTTTATATAAAAGAAAAACGAATAAAATGTTGACTTTAAGTTTACTCCAATATGTATAATTAAATTAATTATTATATATTGGAGTAATTTTTATGTCTATTTCTCGTCGCAATTTCTTTAAATTAGCTGGTATTACTACAGCTTTATTAGCTATGGGTGGTATTGGTTTTATCAATCAGCCTAAGATTGGTCGTTCACCTAAGGGTGATAAATTAGCTAAGATTTTAAAATCTCCTCATTATGTAAATGGGGAATTTCAAAATCTTGAGTCTACATCTGTTTTAGTCAATAAAGATAATTATTATAATGGTATCAAAGAAATTCTATTTCCTACTAAGGGTGTAACTGTACCTAAGGAAAATATTCCTACGCAAAAAACAGATTTAAACGCTTTAAATCCTAAAGAAAATTTACTTGTTTGGTTTGGTCATTCTAGTTTTTATTTACAAATTGATGGTATCAAGATATTAGTTGATCCTGTATTCAGTGATTATGCCTCTCCTTTATTTTTCATCAATAAAGCCTTTGCTGGTACAAATATATATACAGCTAATGATATGCCTGATATTGATGTTCTAATCATCTCTCATGACCATTGGGACCATTTAGATTATGCTACTATTATGAGCCTAAAGCATAAAATCAAGCATATTGTTTGCCCTCTAGGTGTTAGTAGTCATTTTTATCATTGGGGATTTAATCCTGATATAATTCATGATGAAGATTGGTATCGTGAAATAAAACTTAGTGATAATTTAAAAATTCATATTTTACCTTCTCGCCATTTTTCAGGAAGATTTTTAGATAATAATAAAACTCTTTGGGCTTCTTTTGCCATCATTACACCTACCAAAAAAATTTTTTATAGTGGTGATGGAGGATATAGCCCTCAATTCCAAGAAATTGGTGATTATTTCCAAGGCTTTGATTTAGCTATCATGGAAAATGGTCAATATAATACATCTTGGGCACAAATTCACATGATGCCAGAAGAAGTAGCTCAAGCTACTATGGATTTACAAGCTAAAATACTTTTACCTGTACATTGTGGAAAATTTGCTCTAAGCCCACACCATTGGCAAGATCCTTTTGAACGTATTTATACAGCTAGTCAAAATAAATCATATAAATTGCTCACTCCACTATTAGGGGAAACTGTATTTCTTGACCAAAACAATCAAAAATTCAACAAATGGTGGACTACTATTTCCTAATATCTTGAATAATAATCTTTAAACAAAAAATGCACTACTAAATATAAATTTAGCAGTGCATTTTTATTTTTATAAATCAGCCAATTTTTACTGTATGAATAACTTTATAACCTTTAGCTTCTAATTTTGCTTTGATATCATCAATATTAGTAATATCGCCACGAATAACGATTTCGTATTTATTATCTTCTTTTTTGCAAGTTATCAAGCTATCAATGCTAACACCTGCTTGTCCAAAGATTTCTGCGATATCTTTAACTACACCAATTTTATCTGTAACTTCCAAAGTAATACGAGTTTTTCCATCAGCTAAGCCCATTACATCTACAAATGTTTTGAAAATATCTGTTTCTGTGATAACGCCTACTACAGCACCCATATTACTTACAACTGGCATACCACCAATTTTATTTTTATACATAATAAGTGCGGCTTCTTCAATAGTTGCACCTACATTTACAGAAACAACATCTTTTTTCATGATATCTCGAACGCAAATTTTTGCAAGTAACGAATTTATCTCATATCTTGATAAGGTTGTTGCAGGCGATGGTGCTACACGCATTAAATCACTATCGCTTAAAAATCCTACTAATTTTCCATCATCTACAACAGGTAAGCGACGAAAATTATGTTTTTTCATTAAATGAGCTACTTCATCAACTTTAGTATCAGCTGTTACTGTCATAGGATTTTTCGTCATTCTATTAATAACAAACATTTTTTTCACCTCATATAAATTTATTTTATTATCCTATAAGAAAGGATTCGCTATAAATCTAACGAATCCCTGCATACAATAATTATCTATATAAAATCAGCCACCAAGATATGCTTTTCTTACTTCTTCACTAGCAGCAAGTTCTTTGGCATCACCAGAAAGTGTAATTCGTCCTGTTTCCAAAACATATGCACGATTAGCAATAGAAAGTGCCATATTTGCATTTTGTTCTACTAATAAAACTGTAGTGCCTGCTTTATTGATATCTTGTATTATTGAAAAAATTTCTCTTATCAATAATGGTGCAAGACCCATGGAAGGCTCATCTAAAAGTAGTAAACGAGGTCTACTCATCAAAGCTCGTCCCATAGCAAGCATCTGCTGTTCCCCACCAGATAAAGTTCCTGCTTGTTGATTTACCCTTTCTTCAAGTCTTGGGAAACGTTCAAATACCATTTTCAAATCTTTAGCAATACCAGCTTTATCCTTACGAATAAATGCACCTAATTCCAAGTTTTCCATAACAGTCATTTCTGCAAAAACACGTCTGCCTTCTGGTACTTGAGAAATACCTGCTTTTACGATATTTTGTGCTGGCATTCCGGCAATATTTTTACCTTCAAACTCAATTGTACCAGTCTTTGGTTTTAAAAGCCCTGAAATAGTGCGTAGAGTTGTAGATTTTCCTGCCCCATTAGCTCCAATCAAAGTAACTATTTCACCTTCATTGATTTCTAGGCTAATTCCTTTTAAAGCATGAATTGCACCATAATAAACATTCATATCATTTATTTTTAACATAAATTCTACACCTCCCCACCTAAATAAGCTTTAATAACCTCAGGATTTTTCTGAATTTCTTCTGGAGTTCCACTGGCAATAATACAACCATATTCCAAAACATAGATGCGTTCACAAATTCCCATTACTAAGCTCATAT
Coding sequences:
- a CDS encoding MBL fold metallo-hydrolase, whose amino-acid sequence is MSISRRNFFKLAGITTALLAMGGIGFINQPKIGRSPKGDKLAKILKSPHYVNGEFQNLESTSVLVNKDNYYNGIKEILFPTKGVTVPKENIPTQKTDLNALNPKENLLVWFGHSSFYLQIDGIKILVDPVFSDYASPLFFINKAFAGTNIYTANDMPDIDVLIISHDHWDHLDYATIMSLKHKIKHIVCPLGVSSHFYHWGFNPDIIHDEDWYREIKLSDNLKIHILPSRHFSGRFLDNNKTLWASFAIITPTKKIFYSGDGGYSPQFQEIGDYFQGFDLAIMENGQYNTSWAQIHMMPEEVAQATMDLQAKILLPVHCGKFALSPHHWQDPFERIYTASQNKSYKLLTPLLGETVFLDQNNQKFNKWWTTIS
- a CDS encoding MBL fold metallo-hydrolase, with the translated sequence MKIKALVVGPIMENCYILYDEQTLEGIIVDPGDEAISILNVVDNLKLHIKYIVNTHGHADHIGANKELGLALKAKLAIHTDDACMLTDPHLNLSENGYMGRPIISQPADIILHEGDIISFGNCNLKVIHTPGHTPGGICLVGEGVVMSGDSLFAGSIGRTDFPTGSMTDLISNLKAKILTLDENLTVFPGHGGATTIAYEKQINPYLG
- a CDS encoding methylated-DNA--[protein]-cysteine S-methyltransferase, with protein sequence MLYTCKYQFENISLYLVATETHLINIQFTQPQKALLQTTELLSMATIQLDEYFQGKRTTFSLPFKLTGTPFQLAVWKELQNIPYGQTTSYKEIAQKINKPKAYRAVGMANNKNPLPIIIPCHRVIGSNGKLIGYAGGLKLKNYLLELEKSHTNF
- a CDS encoding HAD family hydrolase, with protein sequence MNYKGVIFDLDGTLVNSLTDLANSVNTVLTEYNLPTHDIESYKYRVGNGIKKLMERSLPQDKQYLLDEALAKFKQVYAKHNLDHTAPYEDILTLLKKLQQQNIKLGICTNKHDEAAKNIVKLLFGEGIFSEIIGDKAGLKRKPDPGKVLMITQNWQLKPQEIAYLGDSDVDMQTAKNADMLAVGVLWGFRPADELKQNGADILIAKPLDLLTQVSFAK
- the rlmD gene encoding 23S rRNA (uracil(1939)-C(5))-methyltransferase RlmD, with product MKSKIPVQVGQKYEIKITGMGQSGEGVGRFENFTVFIPYALPGETVEAKITLVKKNYATGEIVSILEKTSDRIKPICKVYDDCGACQLQHYSYEAQLNAKKQKVIDMMEHIAIKKDIIIHPTMPSVHEWHYRNKMQFPIGRSKKEGIIVGCYAHSSHNIINTENCHIQKHTNNVIANAVREMATKFKLSVYDEKTHYGLLRHVVGRTNRDETECMVVLVTAQPKIPRVREIVNFLRSKIPNLTSVIQNINTGRNNIIMGKECKILWGASHITDRLGSLKFKISALSFFQVNTEQAEKLYECALKYANLTGKETVIDGYCGTGTISLFLAQKAKKVYGMEIVPEAIRDAIANARDNNIRNAEFLTGDAAKLMPQLYRKGLRPDVIVTDPPRAGCAPEVLKTFAAMRPKRIVYVSCNPASLARDIGILDELGYKATEIQPVDMFPQTGHVESVCLLIKK
- a CDS encoding ABC transporter ATP-binding protein; translated protein: MLKINDMNVYYGAIHALKGISLEINEGEIVTLIGANGAGKSTTLRTISGLLKPKTGTIEFEGKNIAGMPAQNIVKAGISQVPEGRRVFAEMTVMENLELGAFIRKDKAGIAKDLKMVFERFPRLEERVNQQAGTLSGGEQQMLAMGRALMSRPRLLLLDEPSMGLAPLLIREIFSIIQDINKAGTTVLLVEQNANMALSIANRAYVLETGRITLSGDAKELAASEEVRKAYLGG
- a CDS encoding CBS and ACT domain-containing protein, which translates into the protein MFVINRMTKNPMTVTADTKVDEVAHLMKKHNFRRLPVVDDGKLVGFLSDSDLMRVAPSPATTLSRYEINSLLAKICVRDIMKKDVVSVNVGATIEEAALIMYKNKIGGMPVVSNMGAVVGVITETDIFKTFVDVMGLADGKTRITLEVTDKIGVVKDIAEIFGQAGVSIDSLITCKKEDNKYEIVIRGDITNIDDIKAKLEAKGYKVIHTVKIG